TTTGTATATGTTGTTAATATgtttttctaattatttgaatatgtgtgtgtgtgtgggataGCTTTTAGCAAAACTTTTAGATACAATGTCAGAGTCAACCCATCTATTCCATATATTCTCCTGTATTGTTCTCTTCTGCTATTCCTCTTTCACGGAAGTGCTATTTTGTGGACATGGGACAAATTCTGGATTGTGTTACATGTTCATTTCCCATCATTGATGCTTTGGAAATTTTTCACCATCAAGTCCAGCTATGGCTGCCAAATACATTGGAGCTGCAGTGGCATCCTTTGCAATCGTATATGTAGTCGATACAGCTATTGCTGAGAAGAAGATATTTGGAGGTAGATAAAACAAATCTTTATATTTTTGTTGAACCTGCTTTCATCTTATTGATATAAGGCTTAGCTGTTGTGTTTTCTAAAACCAGGCACCACTCCCAAGACTGTTGCTGACAAGGAGTGGTGGAAAGCAACTGATCAAAAGTTCCAGGCCTGGCCTCGAACCGCTGGACCACCAGTTGTCATGAACCCCATCAGCCGTCAGAATTTCATTGTCAAGTTCCATGAAGCTTAGGTGAAGATGAATTGATGCATCTTTataattatgttccctaatttttcagcaccatattttattttgctgattttttttcctcAGGATGATGAGAAGGTACGTTTTGGAGTCTCTTGCTGGAAAGGCATGCATTCAATAATCTCTGTTCTCTCATGAGGAATGGTTTCCTTCGTCATGatcttctttgtagtttggaTTTGTTGAATGAGTTGTCCAACTGAAtaaaatttcatgaaacttgtttGGATGTGATGATTCAACGAAAGATAGAATTTGTGATCTTCTGAACTATTGCTGCATGTTCATCTATGCCCATCTCTTTATAAAGCCTGGATGGAATTGCATTGACTGGTGCAGTCTGGTCTAGGGAACCTGGGTGACATCTTTTGCTTAGGTTGGTTTGGGTGTCAACCTTGCTTTATTTGACCTGCTTCATATTTCCTAATCCTTTGAGGTTCTTTTGTTATGCTGTGGGCCATAGTTCTCACTGTATATCTTTGCGATTTTGTTACTATGATGCCAATTGCAAGATCAAGCATCAATATCATGtgatttcttgtttgtttcttttCCTTTGTTATGCTGTTGTTTTTTTTCCCCACCACACATTGATGGAAGGGTGTTGGAATGCAGACAATTTTGTTTCCAATTAAATCAGCCTACAATTCTGGTGGTCTCGGAAGTGGACGAAAATTCCAGTACATCGACGAATGTAGATGCCTGGTTGATGACACAATTTTGCTTCTAATATCTTGTTAAACCAGGTTGGTCTGCTCTGTTTGTTCTTCTAACAAATTGCAGatgaatactcaaaaggagaaCAAGAAAAATTGGGATAAACAGGCCAATGCATCCCACTCCCTCTCAGCAAAACTATTGCCCTTGCAAATTGGGAATACTGAACCTGACAGGAGGTTTGTATCTGCTACTCTTTAATGTTGCAGggccaaaaaatctaaataatatcttttggctAGTCTTTTTTGGTGAGGTCTTGGATTGTTATTTAaccttccatcaaaatatccaTTTAAGCATTGCACAAAAATGATACTTGTGCGGTGCATGGGAggcaataaaaattaaaataaaatcaagtaGGAGGGGTGTGATAGGAGAATTCAATGGTCAAATTAGATTCAATGTAAATAAAATCAAGTAGTCAAGGGTGTGAAAAACATGGATTAAAAAGAATAATTGTTCATTACCTTTTATTTTGTAAAAGTAGAATTGAGATTGTCACGCAAAACTTGCAAAAAATAGTTGATTATATGTATTCATACAGTATCTATGGAAAAACCTGCTTCTAGCTTCAGCAATCAAGTTACAAGCGTCAGATCTTCCAATTTACACCTAGAATATTTCAACCATtcctattataaaaaaaattaataattaagaaataattaaaaatgtAATACTAATTTTTTCAATCGCTTCGATCACTATAGCACAATTAGCACTTCAACTATAGGTAGCAATAGaagtgagtttttttttttattggtccCCTATTATTCTCGATCATCATGCCATTAAATTTAAGTTCgtatttattttgaatttttttcgtgtataaagaaaaatatgaggAACATTTTTTTTACATCGCTTCTTGTAAAATTTTTGTGAGTGGGCTTTCTAAACAACtctaaattctatttttttttgaatggagGAAAATATGAgcaaaacttttcttttttacatGACTTCCCACAATTATTATAAAAAGTCCcactaaaatttgaatttatttcaaaatttttatacaTTTGAAGTAAAGTATAAGGAATGAAATAATTTAGAAtggataagagagagaaaactcgacccctcttagaaatttaagaaaaatagaatgaaaTATTAGGAAAATTGCATGATGcatggaaaataaaattttaaaattaatttattgaATAACTAAATGAGAAATTTATGCTAAAAATTGGTACAAATAAATTGTAAATAATATTTTGAGTGTTATTATTTTCAATATGAACTTTTTGTGGATGGCTAAATTATTTTAGGAAAATTTTTTCTAGGTGGTGTTTTTTGGGATGCACCATAAAAGGCCAAGTTTTGATAAACATGTCCTATCCGTTTAATAGGTACAGAGATGCCCAAGATGGGCTACTACTATATTAAGGTTAATAAAAtttacttatttttttatttattgctaTATTAGGTGGGGATTAATGGTGGTCCTTTGGATGGGTGGACCCAAGAGGAGGGCGATATTATGATGTGGGAAAAACCTCATtcctattttttaattagataattttagaatattttttctaaGAATACCCATTTTCCTATGCATCATAATATCTAAAAAGtatctaatttaatttattttccttttaggaatgaaattatttgaaaattattcaaaattttttacATGACTTCAAAACAGATaattaattgtttttttttgtgcatggaGGATTTTCCTTCCATTACGtgactttctaaaattatttgAAGAGTCCCACTAAAATTCGAATTTATTTCAAACTTTTTTGTGCATGAGGAGAAAAATGTTGGgaacaaaatattttttccttttttacaagactttgaattttctttccttttttacaCAACTttctaatataattaataagCAAAATACTTTTGTATttggatgatttttcttttttatatgacTTCATAAAATTTAGGGAGATTTTTTTTAGAATGAAAtaattttttcctccttttagaCAACTACAAAatggaatattttttttctttatgtgCATGACTTACTATATTGATTaagaagtgatttttttttgtgcatggaGGAAAATGTGAGCATAATATTTTTTACATgacttttaaaattaattaagaagacatg
Above is a genomic segment from Phoenix dactylifera cultivar Barhee BC4 chromosome 2, palm_55x_up_171113_PBpolish2nd_filt_p, whole genome shotgun sequence containing:
- the LOC103720918 gene encoding uncharacterized protein LOC103720918, which encodes MQAMAAKYIGAAVASFAIVYVVDTAIAEKKIFGGTTPKTVADKEWWKATDQKFQAWPRTAGPPVVMNPISRQNFIVKFHEA